In Anomalospiza imberbis isolate Cuckoo-Finch-1a 21T00152 chromosome 19, ASM3175350v1, whole genome shotgun sequence, a genomic segment contains:
- the ZNF207 gene encoding BUB3-interacting and GLEBS motif-containing protein ZNF207 isoform X4, translating into MGRKKKKQLKPWCWYCNRDFDDEKILIQHQKAKHFKCHICHKKLYTGPGLAIHCMQVHKETIDAVPNAIPGRTDIELEIYGMEGIPEKDMEERRRLLEQKTQESQKKKQQDDSDEYEDDESAASTSFQPQQVQPQQGYIPPMAQPGLPPVPGAPGMPPGIPPLMAGVPPMMPGMPPVMPGMPPGMMPMGGMMPPGPGIPPLMPGMPPGMPPPVGPRPGMPPMTQAQPVTAPGILNRPPAPAATAPTPQPPVTKPLFPSAGQMGTPVTSSSAASSNSESLSASSNALFPSTAQAAAAVPGPVGTDFKPLNSTPATTTEPPKPTFPAYTQSTASTTSTTNSTAAKPATSITSKPATLTTTSATSKLIHPDEDISLEERRAQLPKYQRNLPRPGQAALGNPPVGPIGGMMPPQPGIPPQQQGMRPPMPPHGQYGAHHQGMPGYLPGAMPPYGQGPPMVPPYQSGPPRPPMGMRPPVMSQGGRY; encoded by the exons ATGGGCCGtaagaagaagaagcagctgaagcCCTGGTGCTG GTACTGTAATAGGGATTTTGATGATGAGAAAATCCTAATACAGCATCAAAAAGCAAAGCACTTTAAATGCCATATATGTCATAAGAAACTCTATACAGGACCTGGTTTAGCTATACATTGCATGCAG gtacATAAAGAAACAATAGATGCTGTTCCAAATGCTATTCCTGGAAGAACAGACATTGAACTGGAAATCTATGGAATGGAAGGCATTCCAGAAAAAGACATGGAGGAACGGAGGAGGTTACTTGAACAAAAAACTCAGG AGagccagaaaaagaaacaacaggaTGATTCTGATGAGTATGAAGATGATGAATCTGCAGCTTCAACTTCATTTCAACCCCAGCAAGTTCAGCCACAGCAGGGGTACATTCCCCCAATGGCACAGCCAGGTTTACCTCCTGTGCCAGGTGCACCAGGGATGCCTCCAG gtatACCCCCATTAATGGCAGGTGTTCCACCTATGATGCCTGGAATGCCTCCAGTTATGCCTGGAATGCCACCTGG GATGATGCCAATGGGTGGAATGATGCCTCCTGGGCCAGGAATCCCACCTCTTATGCCTGGTATGCCACCAG GGATGCCCCCTCCTGTTGGGCCTCGGCCTGGCATGCCTCCAATGACACAAGCACAGCCTGTTACAGCCCCGGGCATTCTGAACCggcctccagctcctgctgcaacAGCACCGACCCCACAACCTCCAGTTACTAAACCACTCTTCCCAAGTGCGGGGCAG ATGGGGACACCTGTCACAAGCTCAAGTGCAGCTTCCTCcaattcagaaagtctctcagCATCTTCTAACGCTCTGTTTCCTAGCACAGCACAA gctgcagcagctgtgccagggccagtTGGTACTGATTTCAAACCTTTGAATTCTACACCCGCGACAACAACGGAACCCCCCAAACCAACATTCCCGGCTTACACACAGTCTACAGCCTCAACCACTAGCACGACAAACAGCACTGCAGCTAAACCAGCTACATCTATCACAAGTAAGCCTGCTACCCTCACAACAACCAGTGCAACCAGTAAGTTGATCCATCCAGATGAGGATATATCACTG GAAGAGAGAAGGGCACAGTTGCCTAAATACCAGCGCAATCTTCCTCGACCAGGCCAGGCTGCCCTGGGTAATCCACCGGTTGGACCAATTGGAGGTATGATGCCaccacagccaggaattcctccACAACAACAAGGAATGAGACCTCCCATGCCACCTCATG GTCAGTATGGTGCTCATCACCAGGGCATGCCAGGATATCTTCCTGGAGCAATGCCTCCATACGGTCAGGGACCTCCGATGGTGCCCCCGTACCAGAGTGGACCTCCTCGTCCTCCGATGGGAATGAGACCGCCCGTAATGTCGCAAGGTGGCCGCTACTGA